In the Leptotrichia sp. oral taxon 223 genome, TATAATAATTTTTTATACAATTCTTTTATATCTTCTAAATTTGTATCTCGTGGATTTCCACCTGTACAAACGTCATTTAATGCAGATTCAGCAATAAAGTCCAAATCCTTTATATCCATAATTCCTTTTAAGTTGTCTGGGATTCCAACATCGTTTGCCAGTTCCCTTACTTTATCAATCGCAGCTTTTCTATATTCTTCTGGCGACATTTTTCTTGTATGTTTTACACCAAATGCTTTTGCAATATCTCTAAATTTTTCTCCAGTAAATTCAGCATTGTATTCCATTACAGTTGGAAGAATTATCGCATTTGCAATTCCATGCGGAGTTCCATAAAATGCTCCCAATGGATGAGCCATCGAATGTACAATTCCAAGTCCCACATTTGAAAATCCCATTCCAGCTATATATGAAGCCAGTGCCATTTTTTCACGTCCTTCAGGCTCATTATTCACAGCGCTTCTCAAATATTTTGCAATTAGTTCGATAGCTTTCAAATGGAACATATCCGTCATTTCCCAAGCCGCTTTTGTCGTAAAGCCTTCAATTGCATGAGTTAAAGCATCCAGTCCAGTTGCAGCAGTCAGTTCTTTTGGCATGCTCATCATCATCGCTGGATCGACAATTGCTATAATTGGTAAATCATGGGGATCTACACAGACAAATTTTCTGTCTTTTTCAACATCTGTGATTACATAGTTAATTGTAACTTCTGCAGCAGTTCCAGCTGTTGTCGCAACAGCGATAATTGGTACACATTTATTTTTAGTATCAGCAACACCCTCAAGGCTTCGTACATCTGAAAATTCAGGATTATTTATAATAATAGCAATCGCCTTTGCAGTATCCATTGGTGAACCTCCACCAATCGCAATAATATAGTCAGCACCTGAAGATTTGTACTTTTCAACACCATCTTTTACATTTTCAATAGTCGGATTCGGCTGAATATCAGAAAAAACTTCATAATCTAAATTTTCCTTATCCAGCAAATCTGTAATTTTTGACACTCCACCAAATTTTAAAAGCCCCTTATCTGTACATATAAACGCTTTTTTAAATTTATTTTTCTTCACTTCATCTCCAATATGGTTTATTGCTCCAAAACCATGATATGAAATTTCATTTAAAATAATTCTTTGTGCCATTTTTTCTACCTCTTTTCAAATTTATATTTTTTTAATAAACATTTCTACTTTAATTATACGACACTTTTTTCACTTTTCAAGTCTAAATGATGTATTTTATTTTAAATAATAAAAATTCTGGTTTGATACTAAACTCTATTTAAAAAATAGAAAAAAAAAGTCCTCATAACTTTAAGGACTTTTAATGATTTTAAAATATTATATTTGATTAAACATCTAGCTTAATTCTTTCTATTTGAGCACCAACTGTGTTTAATTTTAATTCTAATTTGTCGTATCCTCTGTCTATATGGTAAACTCTGTTCACAATTGTTTCACCATCTGCCGCAAGTGCTGCTAAAACCAGTGCCGCTCCCGCTCTCAAGTCTGAAGACATCACTTCTGCACCTGTTAACGGAAGCCCTCCATTTATAAAGGCTACTCCATGTCTTATGGTAATATCTGCTCCCATTCTGTTAAATTCAGGCACGTGCATGAATCTATTTTCAAATACAGTTTCTTCCATTGAGCTTCCACCATTTACAAGGGTTTGAAGCAGCATCATTTGAGGCTGCATATCTGTTGGAAATCCAGGATGTGGCAATGTTTTTATTTTTGACGGCTTCAAGTCTTTTGCTTTCCCTATTACAGTTAAAATATCTCCGTTTTGCTCAAATTTCACTCCCATAGCTTCCAATTCTGATTTAAATACTCCCAGATCTTCAAGCCTTGCATCCTGTATTTTCAAATCTCCCTCTGTAATTAATGACGCTATTACATAAGTTCCTGCCTCAATTCTATCTGGCATAATTGAATATTCCACTGCATGAAGCTCTTTAACCCCTTCAATTTCAATATTAGGTGTACCAAGTCCTGTAATTTTAGCCCCCATTTTGTTTAGAAAATTTCCTAAGTCAACAATTTCAGGCTCTCTTGCTGCATTTGAAATAACAGTTTTTCCTGGTGTCTTTACTGCTGCCATCATAATATTCTGTGTAGCCCCGACGCTTGGGAAACCTAAAGGAATTTCCGCACCTCTTAAATTATCTGATTTTGCGTGAATATATCCGTGAACTCTTGTAATATCTGCACCTAGCATTTCAAATCCTTTTAGATGCAAGTCAACTGGACGTGAACCAATGGCGCATCCTCCAGGCAACGAAACAACAGTTTCATCCAAGTTTGCAATCATAGGCCCCATTACTAAAAATGAAGCTCTCATTTGCTTTACAATTTCATAACTCGCTTCATTTCTTTTAAAGCCATTGTTTATTATTCTGTAAGTGTTATCATCCAGTTTTTCAGTCTGCATTCCTAGATCTTCAAGTAATCTCATTGTTACTCTTATATCACGTAAATTTGGCACATTTCTTAAAGTGTACTCCCCTTTGGCAACAAGTGTTGCGATAATTATTGGAAGTGCTGCATTTTTCGCTCCACTTACTTTAATTACACCGTTTAAAGGCGTCTTTCCTTTTATTCTAAATCCATCAACCACGTTTTTTTCCTCCTAATTTTTGACATATTGGACATTTTGATCCAAAGAGTTTATCCATAAAAGTTAATTCTTTATAATTTTTTGCGTATTCTGGCATTTCTTTTTTTATAATATCCATATGAAAATCACAAATTGCACTTTCCATCGCTTCATAATATACATCTGGCAAATGTTTCAGATGGCACATCTCCAACTTCGATGTTGCCACAATTTCATCTCCAGCTTCGTGTACAATGGCATCTTTTGCTGCTACTACAAGTGCTATTTGCCCTGAACAGACTAGATTATCTATCATTTTATATGGTATCTTTTTCTTTTTAGCTATTTCAATATATTTTTTTATATCATCAAAGTTTGCATGACGTGAAATTACCATTTTTGCCACATCTTTATTTTCCAAAGCCTCTTCTATTTCATAATAAATCCCTTTTTCCTTTATTTCATCAAAGGTAAGAGCCTTTATAATCCGTTCTTTATATTCTCCAAGAAATAAGCTTTTTTCAGCTTGCGCATTTACAGCTCTGTCTGTCGCTTCCTCCATACATTTCATAACGTCGTCTGTTCCATAACTTCTATTAACGTTAATTCCCATTCTACTTCTCCAATTCATCTAAATATTCAAAATCTTTTTTAAAATCCATTATATCTTGTCATTATACTACTTTTTTTTACATTTCTCAACCATTTTTTCTAACTTTTATATATTTTTAATAAAATAGTTTACAAATGCTATTTCCACTTATTTTTTAGTATATTTTTAAAGAAATTTTTATATAAAAAATTAAAAAATCAACATAGTCAATACAAAAACTACTTTAAATATAAGAAATATTTGAACAAATTTAGTTATTTTCGGTATTTCTTCCCTTCCTTCATCTTTTCTTATGGAAAAAAACAGAAGTGAAAAGAAAATAACGTATAAGATAGCACCTCTAATAGAAATGTTAAATGTATATAAATAAATTACTTCCAGCAAAAGAAAGGCATATATTTTAAAAGTCGTTCTTTTACTTATGAAAAACATATTTATCAAATTATAGTTTGCGTACATATAAAGTAAAATTAGCATAACGATTCCTAGATATGGAGTTACTATTCCCATTTTTTTTATTATTAGAAATACAAAATACGTTACTATTGTAATTAATAATACTCGCAACTTTTCATCCTTATGTCTTCTTAATTCACGATTTTCCTTCATTTTGTCTAATCATCTCCTAACTTTATGTTATCATAAATCATTTTTAGTTTGGACTTTTCCACATGTGTATAGATTTCAGTTGTTGTAATGTTGGCATGTCCTAATATTTCTTGAACGATACGCACGTCTGCACCATTTCCAAGTAAAATTGTCGCAAGTGAATGTCTAAAAATATGCGGATAAACATTTTTTTCAATTTTTGCATTTTTCGCAATCGTCTTTAAATCCTTCCAGAACTTTTCCCGTCGGGTATTTGGAAAAATCTTAAAACTTTCGCTCGCATTTTTCAATTTTGGCCTGTAAATAGTCAAATAATTTTTTATTTCATTTTCAAGACTGTCATAAATCGGTATTATACGGTATTTTGAACCTTTTCCAAGTACCTTTATAAATTCATAGTCCTGATTTTCCACGTCTTTTATTTCGAGATTCAATATTTCTGAAATTCTTGCTCCAGTTGCAATTAGAATTTTAATAATCAGCTTATTTCTCATCCCTTCAGGCGTGTGCGGACAATTATCCACGATTTGCTTCATTTCCTTTAATGTTAAAATTTCAGGAAGCCTCTGCTCACGTTTCAAAGTTTTTACCATGCCCGTCGGATCTTTTTCCACATCCCTATTCAAATAGCAGAATTTATAAAATGTCTTTAATGCCGAAACTTTTCTCAAAACCGAATTTCTTCTCAATTTTTCATTCAATTTTTCTATATATTTAAAAATATCCTTTTCTTCAATTTCAGAAAAATTTTTTTGAACAAATAGAAAAAACTGTATCAAATCCCGATTATATCCAGTAACAGTGTTTTGGGAACTCCCCTTTTCAAATTCCAGAAAATCAAGAAATTCCCTGATCTGCATTTTATTTTCACGTGATATTTTTTTCTTTTTCCCTTTTATTTTTTCTTCTGAATTAGTTTCATTATTTTTTTCCTCAGTATTAGAAATGCTTTTGATTAAATCTAAATTTCCATTTTCCACATTTTCTATATCAATACTTTTTTGTCCCATAGCCCCATTATCTCCTTAGCGTGATTAACAGACGCTTCCGTAATGTTATCTCCTGAAATGATTCTTGCAATTTCCCTTACTCTTTCTTCTGTATTTAATTCCCGTACCTTTGTTTCTGTAAAGTTATTTTCAATTTCCTTTTTGATAAAAAACTGCTGTTGTGCCTTTCCAGCAATCTGTGGCGAATGCGTTACACAAATAATCTGAGTATTTCTTGAAAGCTCCCGTAATTTTTCTGCAACTCTTCTCACTGTTTCCCCGGAAATTCCAGTATCAATTTCATCAAAAATCAGGACAGAAATATTGTCGACCGTAGAAAATACCGTTTTAAGAGCCAGCATTATACGTGAAATTTCTCCTCCAGACGCTATTTTGGCAAGCGGCTTAAACGTTTCCCCAACATTTGTCGTAATTAGAAATTCCGCATTATTTATCCCATGAGCTGTAATTTCCTCCGTCTTTGTAATTTCCACTTTAAATTTTGCATTTTCCATATTTAAGTCGCTTAACTGAATGTCAATTGTATTCTGAAGGCTTTCAGAAATTTCCATACGAATCTCACTAAGTCTTTCGCTATCAATGAAATACTGGCTTACCAGTTCTTTTTTCTGTGCTTTTAAGTCTTCCAGCTCCTCATTTTCAAATTCTACAAGTGATAAATCCTTTTCAATTTTATCCCGATATTCAAGAATCTCCGTAATTGTCGAACCATACTTCAATTTCAGCTTATTTATAGCATTGATTCTTTCTACAACTTTTTCCAGCCTGTCATCATCCATCTCAACATCTCCAGCCAGATTGTCCACAGAATACGAAATATCTTCCACTTCATACAAAACTGACTCAATTTTATCATATAGCTCTCCATACGACTCAGACAAGTCTGAAAGCTGCTCCAGATTTCTTCTCGCTCTACCAAGTGCCGTTAAAATCGAAAACTCGCCTTCCTTTAACAATTGCGAAGTTTCATCCAGCTTTTCATTTATTTTTCCGGCATTAAATAATATTTTATACTCTTCTTCCAGTTCGTCATCTTCATTTTCCTCTAATTCCAAACTCTCAATTTCATTGAACTGAAATTCCAAAATATCCTTCTTTTCAGCAATTTTTGCTTTTTCATTTTCAATATTTCTTATTTTTGAATTCAATTTTTTTATTTCATTTACATTTTCACGTATTTTTTTAGAAAGTTCCCTTCCTTCATCATCCAAAAATCTGTCCAGAAGATGCAGATGATACTCATCGTTTAATAAGAACTGATGTTCATGCTGCCCGACTAAATCAATAATATTTACCATAAGCTCTT is a window encoding:
- the recN gene encoding DNA repair protein RecN gives rise to the protein MLRELRLNNLAIIKNLDLEFNEKFIALTGETGAGKSIILDGISLLIGERSHADMIRNGEDSLFAEGVFELNENQKRRLNELGFEIEDDELIITRYFDRNAKSKITVNGARLTLSRLKELMVNIIDLVGQHEHQFLLNDEYHLHLLDRFLDDEGRELSKKIRENVNEIKKLNSKIRNIENEKAKIAEKKDILEFQFNEIESLELEENEDDELEEEYKILFNAGKINEKLDETSQLLKEGEFSILTALGRARRNLEQLSDLSESYGELYDKIESVLYEVEDISYSVDNLAGDVEMDDDRLEKVVERINAINKLKLKYGSTITEILEYRDKIEKDLSLVEFENEELEDLKAQKKELVSQYFIDSERLSEIRMEISESLQNTIDIQLSDLNMENAKFKVEITKTEEITAHGINNAEFLITTNVGETFKPLAKIASGGEISRIMLALKTVFSTVDNISVLIFDEIDTGISGETVRRVAEKLRELSRNTQIICVTHSPQIAGKAQQQFFIKKEIENNFTETKVRELNTEERVREIARIISGDNITEASVNHAKEIMGLWDKKVLI
- a CDS encoding tyrosine-type recombinase/integrase gives rise to the protein MGQKSIDIENVENGNLDLIKSISNTEEKNNETNSEEKIKGKKKKISRENKMQIREFLDFLEFEKGSSQNTVTGYNRDLIQFFLFVQKNFSEIEEKDIFKYIEKLNEKLRRNSVLRKVSALKTFYKFCYLNRDVEKDPTGMVKTLKREQRLPEILTLKEMKQIVDNCPHTPEGMRNKLIIKILIATGARISEILNLEIKDVENQDYEFIKVLGKGSKYRIIPIYDSLENEIKNYLTIYRPKLKNASESFKIFPNTRREKFWKDLKTIAKNAKIEKNVYPHIFRHSLATILLGNGADVRIVQEILGHANITTTEIYTHVEKSKLKMIYDNIKLGDD
- a CDS encoding DUF1694 domain-containing protein; the protein is MGINVNRSYGTDDVMKCMEEATDRAVNAQAEKSLFLGEYKERIIKALTFDEIKEKGIYYEIEEALENKDVAKMVISRHANFDDIKKYIEIAKKKKIPYKMIDNLVCSGQIALVVAAKDAIVHEAGDEIVATSKLEMCHLKHLPDVYYEAMESAICDFHMDIIKKEMPEYAKNYKELTFMDKLFGSKCPICQKLGGKKRG
- the murA gene encoding UDP-N-acetylglucosamine 1-carboxyvinyltransferase translates to MVDGFRIKGKTPLNGVIKVSGAKNAALPIIIATLVAKGEYTLRNVPNLRDIRVTMRLLEDLGMQTEKLDDNTYRIINNGFKRNEASYEIVKQMRASFLVMGPMIANLDETVVSLPGGCAIGSRPVDLHLKGFEMLGADITRVHGYIHAKSDNLRGAEIPLGFPSVGATQNIMMAAVKTPGKTVISNAAREPEIVDLGNFLNKMGAKITGLGTPNIEIEGVKELHAVEYSIMPDRIEAGTYVIASLITEGDLKIQDARLEDLGVFKSELEAMGVKFEQNGDILTVIGKAKDLKPSKIKTLPHPGFPTDMQPQMMLLQTLVNGGSSMEETVFENRFMHVPEFNRMGADITIRHGVAFINGGLPLTGAEVMSSDLRAGAALVLAALAADGETIVNRVYHIDRGYDKLELKLNTVGAQIERIKLDV
- a CDS encoding phospholipid phosphatase codes for the protein MKENRELRRHKDEKLRVLLITIVTYFVFLIIKKMGIVTPYLGIVMLILLYMYANYNLINMFFISKRTTFKIYAFLLLEVIYLYTFNISIRGAILYVIFFSLLFFSIRKDEGREEIPKITKFVQIFLIFKVVFVLTMLIF
- the fucO gene encoding lactaldehyde reductase is translated as MAQRIILNEISYHGFGAINHIGDEVKKNKFKKAFICTDKGLLKFGGVSKITDLLDKENLDYEVFSDIQPNPTIENVKDGVEKYKSSGADYIIAIGGGSPMDTAKAIAIIINNPEFSDVRSLEGVADTKNKCVPIIAVATTAGTAAEVTINYVITDVEKDRKFVCVDPHDLPIIAIVDPAMMMSMPKELTAATGLDALTHAIEGFTTKAAWEMTDMFHLKAIELIAKYLRSAVNNEPEGREKMALASYIAGMGFSNVGLGIVHSMAHPLGAFYGTPHGIANAIILPTVMEYNAEFTGEKFRDIAKAFGVKHTRKMSPEEYRKAAIDKVRELANDVGIPDNLKGIMDIKDLDFIAESALNDVCTGGNPRDTNLEDIKELYKKLL